The Synergistota bacterium genome has a window encoding:
- a CDS encoding glycyl radical protein, with amino-acid sequence MTERVRRLREESVNTRPYIDPERAILITRFYKSEEAKGVSEPVRRALAFKYLLENKTIYIGEDELIVGEKGRGPKATPTYPELCCHSLEDFEAMEKRERTPFIVSDEVKRVYKEEIIPFWKGRTMRDMVFKSMTEEWLKAFNAGVFTEFMEQRAPGHAILDDKIYKKGFLDFKEEIRQRRKELDFFNDPLAYDKDQELQAMEICCDAIIRFAERHAEKAKELAEKTNDPKRKKELEKIAEICSWVPAHAPRTFWEALQAYWFVHLGVTLELNTWDSFNPGRLDLNLYPFYKRDIEEGRLTKEEARELLQCFWIKFNNQPAPPKVDITVEQSATYQDFALINAGGLDKYGNDAVNELSYLMLDVVDDMRLMQPNACIQISVKNPDSFLRRAAEILRTGFPQPSIFNTDVIIQEHLRQGKSLEDARLGGPSGCVTISAFGKESCTLTGYINWVKILEITLNNGIDPRTGEKVGIETGDPREFKSFDEVMEAYKKQLKYFVDLKVIGNNIIERLYATHMPAPFMSVLFDDCIKKGEDYHAGGPRYRTTYIQGTGMGTLTDSLTAIKYHVFDKGTMTMDELLDACRNNFEGKYEITRQILLNKTPKYGNDDDYADSIAREVFEAYFEILDGRPNTKGGKYRINLLPTTVHIYFGKVCGATPNGRKAGEFLSEGVSPSQGADRSGPTAVIRSVTKWDHAKTGGTLLNMKFNPQVLATEEGLRKFMELIRTHFKLGAHHIQFNVITAETLRDAQKHPEKYRDLIVRVAGYSDYFVDIGKDLQEEIIARTEHAMI; translated from the coding sequence ATGACGGAGAGAGTGAGGAGATTGAGGGAAGAAAGCGTTAACACCAGGCCCTATATCGATCCAGAAAGGGCTATTCTGATCACAAGGTTCTACAAAAGTGAGGAAGCCAAGGGGGTTTCAGAACCCGTAAGGAGAGCCCTTGCGTTTAAGTATCTTCTCGAGAATAAAACTATTTATATAGGGGAAGATGAGCTTATAGTTGGTGAAAAAGGGAGAGGTCCTAAAGCTACTCCTACATATCCTGAGCTTTGCTGTCATAGCCTTGAGGATTTTGAAGCGATGGAGAAGAGAGAAAGAACGCCGTTTATAGTGAGCGATGAGGTTAAGAGGGTTTATAAGGAGGAGATAATTCCCTTCTGGAAAGGGAGAACGATGCGGGATATGGTTTTTAAATCGATGACGGAGGAGTGGCTAAAAGCTTTCAACGCTGGAGTCTTCACCGAGTTTATGGAGCAAAGAGCGCCGGGACATGCTATCTTGGATGACAAGATATATAAGAAGGGATTTCTGGACTTTAAAGAGGAGATAAGGCAGAGAAGAAAGGAGCTTGACTTTTTTAACGACCCCTTAGCTTATGACAAGGATCAGGAGCTTCAGGCTATGGAAATATGCTGTGATGCCATAATAAGGTTTGCAGAAAGGCATGCCGAGAAGGCGAAAGAGTTAGCCGAGAAGACGAACGATCCGAAGAGGAAAAAGGAGCTTGAAAAGATAGCGGAAATCTGTAGCTGGGTTCCGGCTCACGCTCCAAGGACATTCTGGGAAGCTCTTCAGGCTTATTGGTTCGTTCACTTAGGGGTGACTCTTGAGCTTAATACATGGGATTCCTTTAATCCTGGGAGACTGGATCTTAACCTGTATCCGTTTTACAAAAGGGATATAGAAGAGGGCAGGTTAACTAAGGAGGAGGCAAGAGAGCTGTTGCAATGCTTCTGGATAAAGTTTAATAACCAGCCTGCACCTCCGAAAGTTGACATAACGGTTGAGCAAAGCGCGACTTATCAGGACTTTGCCCTGATTAACGCCGGTGGTCTGGATAAGTACGGAAATGATGCGGTTAACGAGCTTTCCTATCTTATGCTCGATGTAGTGGATGATATGAGGTTGATGCAGCCGAATGCCTGTATACAGATAAGCGTGAAGAATCCGGATAGCTTCTTAAGGAGAGCTGCTGAGATACTGAGAACGGGCTTTCCGCAACCCTCGATTTTTAACACCGATGTGATAATTCAGGAACATTTAAGACAAGGGAAAAGCCTTGAGGATGCTCGCTTAGGGGGACCAAGCGGTTGCGTTACGATAAGCGCCTTTGGCAAGGAAAGCTGTACGCTGACTGGCTACATAAACTGGGTTAAGATACTTGAAATAACCTTGAATAACGGGATAGACCCCCGAACGGGTGAAAAGGTTGGAATAGAAACGGGAGATCCGAGAGAGTTTAAGAGCTTTGATGAGGTGATGGAAGCCTACAAGAAACAGCTTAAATACTTCGTGGATCTGAAGGTCATAGGGAATAACATAATAGAGCGGCTTTATGCCACGCATATGCCAGCTCCCTTTATGTCTGTCCTTTTCGATGACTGCATAAAGAAGGGTGAGGATTACCATGCGGGAGGCCCAAGATATAGAACGACCTATATACAGGGAACGGGCATGGGGACCTTAACCGATTCCTTGACCGCTATAAAGTATCATGTTTTTGATAAGGGAACTATGACGATGGATGAGCTCCTTGACGCATGCCGAAATAACTTTGAAGGCAAGTATGAGATAACCCGCCAGATACTCCTTAACAAGACTCCCAAATATGGTAATGATGATGATTACGCGGATAGCATAGCGAGAGAGGTCTTCGAGGCTTACTTTGAGATACTTGACGGTAGGCCTAACACCAAGGGAGGCAAGTACAGGATTAACCTTCTTCCAACGACGGTTCACATATACTTTGGTAAGGTATGTGGGGCTACACCAAATGGTAGGAAAGCTGGCGAGTTTCTCTCCGAAGGTGTTTCACCGAGCCAGGGAGCTGATAGATCCGGTCCAACGGCGGTTATAAGATCTGTTACCAAGTGGGATCATGCGAAAACCGGAGGCACCCTCCTTAACATGAAGTTTAATCCTCAGGTTCTCGCCACGGAAGAAGGCTTGAGAAAGTTCATGGAGCTTATAAGGACTCACTTTAAGCTGGGAGCTCACCACATACAGTTTAATGTGATAACCGCTGAAACCTTGCGTGATGCTCAGAAGCACCCGGAAAAATATAGGGATCTTATAGTGCGCGTTGCTGGATATAGCGATTACTTTGTGGATATAGGAAAGGACTTACAGGAAGAGATAATAGCCAGAACAGAGCACGCTATGATATAA